A genomic window from Silene latifolia isolate original U9 population chromosome 11, ASM4854445v1, whole genome shotgun sequence includes:
- the LOC141614071 gene encoding uncharacterized protein LOC141614071: MKESPSLVSWEHICKHLKQGGLGFKDLHCWNIATIGKYAWWVANKKDHLWVRWVHAIYIKQVQWQEYKPGIGSSWAWRKICQAKDRLKHLIFSPGSDYSIKSGYVWLKPDSEKVPWYPWMLNKWIVPKHSFLCWLVASERLLTQDRLVKMGVIQQNVCYLCGLQEESHQHLFFECIYSMKCIQVVSAWCMVDLPHMECIKWWTDWRQSSACMKKIVAVILACSMYHIWYARNTCMLEGYVHIPKRIGRCVKQDSIRRLKNLVIKCKNSRVLQWIDSILY, from the coding sequence ATGAAGGAAAGCCCCTCCCTAGTTTCATGGGAACATATATGTAAACACTTGAAACAAGGTGGACTAGGCTTTAAGGACTTGCATTGTTGGAATATTGCCACCATAGGAAAATATGCCTGGTGGGTGGCTAACAAGAAGGATCATCTATGGGTTAGATGGGTCCATGCAATTTATATTAAGCAAGTTCAATGGCAGGAGTATAAACCAGGAATTGGCAGTAGTTGGGCTTGGAGGAAGATCTGTCAAGCTAAAGATAGGCTTAAGCATTTGATTTTCTCTCCTGGTTCTGATTACAGCATTAAAAGTGGGTATGTATGGCTTAAGCCTGACAGTGAGAAGGTTCCTTGGTACCCCTGGATGCTCAATAAGTGGATTGTTCCCAAACACAGCTTCTTGTGTTGGCTAGTGGCTAGTGAGAGACTACTTACACAAGATAGACTTGTCAAAATGGGTGTGATCCAACAGAATGTTTGTTATCTCTGTGGGTTACAGGAGGAGAGTCATCAGCATCTGTTTTTTGAATGCATCTATAGCATGAAATGCATTCAAGTGGTGAGTGCCTGGTGTATGGTTGATCTGCCACATATGGAGTGCATTAAGTGGTGGACTGATTGGAGGCAGTCCTCTGCTTGTATGAAGAAGATTGTTGCTGTGATCTTGGCTTGCAGTATGTACCATATATGGTATGCTCGAAATACGTGCATGCTTGAGGGGTATGTGCACATACCAAAAAGAATTGGGCGGTGTGTGAAGCAGGACAGCATTCGTAGACTGAAGAATTTAGTGATTAAATGTAAGAACAGTAGAGTATTGCAATGGATTGACAGTATTTTGTATTGA